The Aliiroseovarius pelagivivens genome contains a region encoding:
- a CDS encoding alpha/beta hydrolase: METTMESQYGVSAEALQFLKESTFSGTDRSAANLPVLRQQIREYMTPIVERLLQSSRVRTHVADIAGVTCLVVEPPELLTGCPVLYGFGGAFVKGSPFEDLAVAAPLCALTGARFIIPDYRLAPEHPWPAAIDDGFAVYRALADKSFALVGGSAGGNFALSLMLRARVEGLPLPCALALLSPWCDLSNSGESLASNDGRDPTLRLSDLEMSAPHYAGDNDVKNPLISPLFGTFDAHFPPCQITTGTRDLLLSQSVKLANALIDSGVVVDLHVWEGMWHVFEWDDRIPEARQSISRIAKFLSKHMRLE, from the coding sequence TTGGAGACAACAATGGAATCACAATACGGTGTCAGCGCCGAAGCTCTTCAGTTTCTCAAAGAGAGCACGTTTTCGGGAACCGACCGATCCGCTGCAAACCTTCCTGTTCTGCGACAGCAGATAAGGGAATATATGACGCCCATAGTCGAACGGTTGCTTCAAAGCAGCCGCGTTCGTACGCATGTCGCGGACATTGCAGGCGTGACCTGTTTGGTGGTGGAACCTCCCGAACTGTTGACCGGTTGTCCGGTTCTGTATGGGTTCGGTGGTGCTTTCGTCAAAGGCAGCCCTTTTGAGGATTTGGCCGTCGCAGCACCGCTGTGTGCGCTGACAGGCGCAAGGTTCATCATACCTGACTATCGCCTTGCACCCGAACACCCTTGGCCTGCCGCCATTGATGATGGGTTTGCTGTCTATCGGGCGTTGGCCGACAAATCCTTTGCTTTGGTCGGAGGGTCTGCTGGTGGGAATTTTGCGCTTTCCTTGATGTTGCGAGCAAGAGTTGAAGGCCTACCACTTCCCTGCGCGCTGGCCTTGTTGTCGCCGTGGTGCGATCTAAGCAATTCGGGTGAGAGCCTGGCATCCAATGACGGACGGGATCCAACGCTTCGGTTGAGCGATCTTGAAATGTCTGCGCCACATTATGCGGGTGACAACGATGTCAAAAACCCACTCATTTCCCCACTCTTCGGCACGTTTGATGCCCATTTCCCGCCTTGCCAGATAACCACAGGGACACGTGACTTGCTGCTGAGTCAGTCTGTCAAACTGGCCAACGCGTTGATTGACAGCGGCGTGGTCGTAGACCTGCATGTTTGGGAAGGTATGTGGCACGTCTTCGAGTGGGATGACCGCATACCGGAAGCGAGGCAATCAATCTCGAGGATTGCGAAATTTCTGTCCAAGCACATGAGACTGGAATGA
- a CDS encoding mandelate racemase/muconate lactonizing enzyme family protein: MKITDIGVIELYAPCPESDRGHDTAFSICLIRVNTDSGLMGIAEIDTIPSIANAIISAPFRSSKQCGLREILIGTDPLELSDRWHDMIEQTSLIGRRGVVMHAISGIDIALWDLKGKALGQSVTQMLGGPKHNRIPGYVTIYPLGRCPDDARRKIDKALDTYNPRGVKIAADRFWHTDPDLAETLIRTVREHLGPDHPLMVDAISAFDTVEDVHRMLPVLRECNIHWLEAPLPLDDIDGHALLKGCGLPVGVGDLGLTVPLEWRPYFETGIVDIAQPDLSHVGGLSGLVKLDEMAAKFGCSRIAPHGWNSNLTLGANLHVLASRDTLELAEFSTSNSPLRWQVTKENIPFDDDGYLCPPEGHGLGLEIDWEKIEQYRR, translated from the coding sequence ATGAAAATTACCGATATTGGTGTCATTGAGCTCTACGCTCCGTGTCCTGAGAGCGACCGAGGTCACGACACTGCATTTAGCATCTGCTTGATACGGGTCAACACTGATTCTGGCCTGATGGGAATCGCTGAAATTGACACCATACCCTCTATCGCGAACGCCATCATTTCAGCACCGTTTCGTTCCTCCAAACAATGCGGCTTGCGCGAAATACTGATCGGGACGGATCCCCTTGAGTTAAGTGACCGTTGGCATGACATGATCGAGCAGACCAGCCTCATCGGTCGGAGGGGGGTTGTCATGCACGCAATTTCCGGGATCGATATCGCCCTTTGGGATTTGAAAGGAAAGGCTCTGGGGCAGTCAGTTACTCAGATGCTGGGCGGTCCGAAACATAATCGCATCCCTGGGTATGTCACCATTTATCCTTTGGGGCGATGTCCTGATGATGCGCGTCGCAAGATCGACAAAGCGTTAGACACCTACAACCCACGCGGAGTTAAGATTGCAGCTGATCGCTTCTGGCATACGGATCCGGATCTTGCTGAAACATTGATCAGGACAGTTCGAGAGCATCTGGGACCGGATCATCCGTTGATGGTGGATGCAATCTCGGCTTTTGATACTGTCGAGGACGTCCATCGTATGCTGCCCGTTTTGCGTGAATGTAACATTCATTGGCTGGAAGCGCCTTTGCCTCTTGATGATATAGACGGACATGCACTGCTGAAAGGCTGTGGCCTGCCAGTGGGTGTCGGCGACCTTGGACTGACAGTGCCACTTGAATGGCGGCCCTATTTTGAGACCGGAATCGTGGATATTGCTCAGCCGGATCTGTCTCACGTGGGTGGACTATCTGGGTTGGTAAAACTGGACGAGATGGCAGCGAAGTTTGGTTGCTCGCGCATTGCTCCTCATGGTTGGAATTCGAATTTGACCTTGGGGGCAAACCTGCATGTACTGGCCAGCAGAGATACACTGGAACTTGCAGAGTTTTCGACCTCGAACTCCCCGCTTCGCTGGCAAGTGACGAAAGAGAATATTCCGTTTGATGATGACGGATATCTTTGCCCACCAGAGGGTCATGGACTCGGTCTTGAAATTGACTGGGAAAAAATCGAACAATACAGACGTTAA
- a CDS encoding IS6 family transposase, with product MTKRDPFKYFKTSPEIIKLAVMMYVRFPLSLRNVEDLLHERGIEISHETVRFWWNRFGPLFAAEIRRNRVSRLRSYSNWQWHLDEVFVKINGERHYLWRAVDHEGEVLESYVTKRRNKRAALKFLKKAMKRYGQPELVVTDRLRSYAAAMREIGNGDKQATGRYLNNRIENSHLPFRRRERAMSRFRRMRSLQKFVAVHASVYNHFNQDRSLSNRDQFKLNRTAALTEWRSLCAA from the coding sequence ATGACAAAACGCGACCCCTTCAAGTATTTCAAAACCAGCCCAGAGATCATCAAGTTGGCAGTGATGATGTATGTGCGGTTTCCACTGTCGCTTCGGAATGTTGAAGATCTTTTGCACGAACGCGGGATAGAAATCAGCCACGAAACCGTTCGATTTTGGTGGAACAGATTCGGCCCATTGTTTGCCGCTGAGATCCGGAGAAACAGGGTAAGTCGGCTGCGTTCATATTCAAACTGGCAGTGGCACCTGGACGAGGTCTTCGTGAAGATCAACGGGGAACGACATTACTTATGGCGAGCTGTGGATCACGAAGGTGAAGTCTTGGAAAGCTATGTTACCAAACGTCGGAACAAGCGTGCTGCCCTTAAATTCTTGAAGAAAGCAATGAAGCGATACGGCCAACCCGAGCTTGTCGTCACAGACCGATTGAGGTCCTACGCGGCCGCGATGCGAGAAATCGGAAACGGGGACAAACAAGCTACCGGCCGTTACTTGAACAACCGGATCGAGAATTCTCATCTTCCTTTCCGACGACGAGAACGAGCCATGTCCCGCTTCCGCCGAATGCGAAGTTTGCAGAAATTCGTTGCCGTCCACGCCTCAGTTTATAACCATTTCAACCAGGATCGTAGTCTTTCGAACAGAGATCAATTCAAGCTCAATCGCACCGCTGCTCTGACCGAGTGGCGCAGTCTCTGCGCGGCATGA
- a CDS encoding nuclear transport factor 2 family protein produces MKDNDFQAAKQLVRDYYTQLDAASSDDLISVQDRFISSEYLWRGFHPFHELRDRGEVADQFWTPLRTALTHMQRRMDVFMAGRNTIEDHGGVWVVSMGHLMGLFDQPWLGIPPTGKIAMLRYCEFHRVDGDKITETAMYFDIPHLMMQAGLQPFPPQTAAHLVQPGPMTHEGLMFDAQDPDEGRQTLAAIDHMVNDIKTWRGGAEEPLVDELRRSWNEDMVWWGPAGIGASYTIERYAKQHSGPFRAGLTDRTFNGHVCRIAEGHFGGFFGWPNLTLTPSGGFMGMPATNTPGDMRVIDIYRRDGSKLTENWIFIDLLHFWNMQGIDVLARTTGISAGRETGVLGVLSDKFQPVSTRPA; encoded by the coding sequence ATGAAAGACAACGATTTTCAGGCGGCTAAACAATTGGTTAGGGACTACTATACCCAACTTGACGCCGCTTCATCTGATGATTTGATATCCGTGCAGGACCGTTTTATCTCGTCAGAATACCTGTGGCGTGGCTTTCATCCGTTCCACGAATTGCGCGACAGAGGCGAGGTGGCAGATCAGTTCTGGACCCCGCTCAGAACGGCCCTTACCCATATGCAACGCCGCATGGATGTGTTCATGGCAGGTCGGAATACGATTGAGGATCACGGTGGCGTTTGGGTGGTGTCGATGGGGCATCTGATGGGGCTGTTTGATCAGCCCTGGCTGGGCATCCCCCCAACGGGCAAAATCGCCATGCTACGATACTGCGAGTTCCATCGGGTCGACGGAGACAAGATCACCGAGACGGCGATGTATTTCGACATTCCTCATCTCATGATGCAGGCGGGCCTTCAGCCCTTTCCGCCACAAACCGCAGCCCATCTGGTGCAACCGGGACCAATGACACACGAGGGTTTGATGTTCGACGCTCAGGACCCCGACGAAGGGCGCCAGACGCTGGCTGCCATCGACCACATGGTGAATGATATCAAGACGTGGCGTGGCGGCGCCGAAGAGCCTTTGGTTGACGAGCTTAGGCGCAGTTGGAACGAGGATATGGTCTGGTGGGGACCCGCCGGGATCGGGGCGAGTTATACCATCGAGCGGTACGCAAAGCAGCACTCTGGCCCATTCCGCGCAGGACTAACGGATCGCACTTTTAATGGTCATGTTTGCCGCATTGCCGAGGGGCACTTCGGCGGATTCTTTGGCTGGCCCAACCTGACGCTCACACCCTCGGGCGGATTTATGGGGATGCCTGCCACCAACACGCCCGGCGATATGCGCGTGATCGACATCTATCGGCGCGACGGAAGTAAACTGACCGAGAACTGGATTTTCATCGACCTTCTGCATTTCTGGAACATGCAAGGTATTGATGTTTTGGCTCGGACGACCGGCATTTCTGCGGGACGAGAAACAGGTGTACTTGGTGTGCTGTCAGACAAATTCCAACCAGTCTCTACTAGGCCAGCATAG
- a CDS encoding ABC transporter ATP-binding protein — translation MAEIQLRNLSKRWGAFVGVDNFDLTIADKEFLVLLGPSGCGKTTTMRMIAGLEDATEGDILVDGKRVNDLEPKDRDVAMVFQSYALYPNMNVYDNIRFPLKVRGIDPSTHDEKVRRASAMVELDEFLHRKPAELSGGQRQRVALARAIVREPNVFLMDEPLSNLDAKLRVSTRAQIKNLSHELAVTTIYVTHDQIEAMTLADRVVVMKQGVVQQVGSPTDIYDAPANAFVASFIGSPAMNLVDGELKDGVFRAKNTEITGLSGPDGKVTLGFRAEDANVVESDGEINAPIYTMELLGDATMVSVRISGALVSVKADKLFRAEIDDAVSIQVHKDHCHLFDAETGERIGG, via the coding sequence ATGGCCGAAATTCAATTGCGCAATCTGTCCAAGCGCTGGGGAGCCTTCGTCGGAGTCGACAATTTTGACCTGACAATTGCCGATAAGGAATTCTTGGTTCTGCTGGGTCCGTCGGGTTGCGGCAAAACCACGACCATGCGGATGATCGCCGGCCTTGAAGACGCCACCGAAGGCGACATTCTTGTCGATGGCAAACGGGTGAATGACCTGGAACCCAAAGACCGCGACGTGGCGATGGTGTTCCAAAGCTATGCGCTTTACCCAAACATGAATGTCTACGACAACATCCGCTTTCCGTTGAAAGTCCGGGGCATTGATCCCAGTACCCATGACGAGAAAGTCCGACGCGCAAGCGCCATGGTGGAGTTGGATGAGTTCCTGCATCGCAAACCCGCCGAGCTGTCAGGTGGGCAGCGTCAGCGAGTGGCTTTGGCACGCGCGATTGTACGCGAACCGAATGTCTTCTTGATGGATGAACCTCTGTCAAACCTTGATGCGAAACTGCGTGTCTCGACCCGTGCGCAGATCAAGAACCTGAGCCACGAACTGGCTGTGACCACGATCTATGTGACCCATGACCAAATCGAAGCGATGACATTGGCCGACCGCGTTGTCGTGATGAAACAAGGCGTGGTCCAACAGGTCGGCAGCCCGACCGATATTTATGACGCGCCCGCAAATGCCTTTGTCGCCAGCTTCATTGGTAGCCCGGCGATGAACCTTGTGGATGGCGAGCTGAAAGATGGCGTGTTTCGTGCAAAAAACACCGAAATTACTGGCCTAAGCGGCCCTGATGGAAAGGTCACGCTTGGGTTCCGAGCCGAAGACGCGAACGTTGTAGAAAGTGACGGCGAGATCAACGCCCCCATCTACACGATGGAGCTGTTGGGCGATGCAACAATGGTGTCCGTTCGCATCAGCGGCGCCTTGGTCAGTGTAAAGGCCGACAAGCTTTTCCGCGCCGAGATCGACGACGCCGTATCCATCCAAGTTCACAAAGATCACTGCCACTTGTTCGACGCCGAAACAGGTGAGCGTATCGGGGGCTAA
- a CDS encoding extracellular solute-binding protein → MFLKHAALASGLALMAGTALAECEIPGNVSIVGNEFPAIHTVAKGAAMCTGGEVKANLTADHQKINVAGMQGNPAEYSTAIIANSSVVALMNEDVIRPLDDLVAEYGQDIPKNQLITIGGKIMAVAFMANAQTLAYRKDVLEEVGVGVPATYEDVLAAAEKIRAAGISEYPVGGAYKAGWNLAEEFVNMYSGFGGEFFVPGSAEVAINNEQGVAALEMMKALTAYMNPDFLTHDSNATGAEMEAGNVMLMNMWGSRMGPLMDDEGAEEQVYSNITVGPPLTVGGGTTPASTLWWDGWTVAKNISDEDAVATFLAMKHGTSPAILNDETMGQAVWIIDGYKPAPVNDGVFAAIAAGTKSYPMLPYVGLLHTAIGDNLSDFLLGKESAEQALADSEAAYTAAAKEKGFLK, encoded by the coding sequence ATGTTTCTGAAACACGCAGCACTGGCCAGTGGTTTGGCCTTGATGGCCGGCACAGCATTGGCGGAATGTGAAATTCCCGGCAATGTCAGCATTGTTGGCAACGAATTCCCAGCCATTCATACCGTCGCCAAAGGCGCGGCTATGTGCACAGGTGGAGAGGTGAAAGCGAACCTCACAGCTGACCACCAGAAAATCAATGTCGCGGGTATGCAAGGCAATCCTGCGGAATACTCTACTGCCATCATCGCGAACTCGTCCGTGGTCGCCCTGATGAACGAAGATGTCATCCGGCCTCTGGACGATCTGGTCGCTGAATACGGTCAGGACATCCCCAAGAACCAGTTGATCACCATCGGTGGTAAGATCATGGCGGTGGCCTTTATGGCGAACGCCCAGACGCTGGCATATCGCAAGGATGTTCTTGAAGAGGTCGGTGTAGGCGTTCCAGCAACCTATGAAGACGTGCTGGCAGCCGCTGAGAAAATTCGTGCGGCAGGCATCAGTGAATACCCGGTCGGTGGCGCTTACAAGGCTGGCTGGAACCTCGCTGAAGAATTCGTGAATATGTATTCCGGATTTGGCGGTGAATTCTTCGTTCCCGGTTCGGCCGAAGTTGCGATCAACAACGAGCAAGGTGTCGCAGCACTTGAGATGATGAAGGCGCTGACCGCCTATATGAACCCCGATTTCCTGACCCATGATTCAAACGCTACTGGCGCTGAAATGGAAGCAGGCAACGTCATGCTGATGAATATGTGGGGCTCTCGCATGGGACCTCTGATGGATGACGAAGGCGCGGAAGAGCAGGTTTATTCCAACATCACCGTCGGACCCCCTCTGACAGTTGGAGGTGGAACAACCCCGGCCTCGACACTGTGGTGGGATGGCTGGACCGTTGCCAAAAACATCTCGGACGAAGATGCGGTTGCGACATTCCTGGCGATGAAGCACGGCACTAGCCCAGCGATCCTGAACGACGAAACCATGGGTCAAGCCGTTTGGATTATCGATGGGTACAAACCGGCACCGGTGAATGATGGCGTCTTCGCAGCCATCGCTGCGGGGACCAAGTCGTACCCAATGCTGCCGTATGTAGGTCTGCTGCACACAGCAATTGGCGACAACCTGTCCGACTTCCTGTTGGGCAAAGAGAGTGCTGAACAAGCTTTGGCAGACTCTGAAGCCGCGTACACAGCTGCGGCGAAAGAAAAAGGGTTCCTTAAGTAA